TACCCAGTCCCCAAATGACGTATGCACGAATATCTTCCTCCACACTGAAATATTTCAATACGCCGATAATGGCACTTGCCACATAACCGATCATCACACCGATAATCAGCAGCGTCACATTTCCCTTTACTTTCTGTGAAACGTATACGATAAGCGCCATCACGGACAGTGCTCCGATAATCGCTGCAATGGACAACGCCACTTCTCCCATATATCCGAGCTTGCTCAATGCCACACCGCCCATCGCTCCCGATAGCAATACCACACAGGCTACTCCCAGGCTGGCACCCGAACTGATACCCAACACTGACGGTCCTGCCAGCGGATTCCGGAAAACCGTCTGCATCTGCAAACCACTCACCGATAGCCCCGCTCCCGCCACCAATGCCGTCAATGCCTGCGGCACACGGGATTTCCAAATGATATTCTGCCAGATAATGGACTCATCTGTATTCCCCCATAAGATGTTCCAGACGGAACGAAAAGGAATATGGACAGAGCCTAACAGCAGGTTCAGTAAGAAAAACAGGAATATAGATGCCAGTATCACCAACATCAGGAGCAGTGTCGGCCTTTTCATTGCAAACGTACGTAGTATTTCGGTTGGTAATCAGGTAATAAATCGGGGTGGAACGCATGGATCAGATCTTCCAGCACTATTTCCGGTTCCATCGGCATACTTTCGTAGAAAGGTTGCTCGCGCATATTGCAATAAATAACGCCTTTGTCACGGAATGCACGGAAGTCGGCATAACGGGGATCAAGGGATTTCAAAGCGTCATAAGAGAATGTGCCGTCGTAACTATTCACAATACGCCAGTAATCGGCACTCTCCGCCTGGCTGTATACTGTTTCAAAATCTAGTGTAACGCCACCGGAACGGGGATCGTCTTTCAAGAAGTAATCGGCTCCCGCATCACGGAACAGTTCGGCCAGGAAGCTCTTACCGCCTACTGCATACCAGTTTCCTCCACGTATTTCACCGCTGAATACTACCGGACGCTTCTTTACATCAGCAGCCAGTTGTTTCAGATCGTTATAATGCTTTTCTATTGCAGCAAATTTTTCATTTGCCTCCTTTTCCTGTCCAATAAACAAGCCGATGAATTTAATCCATTCCGCCTGTCCCAGCGGAGTCATTTCCTTATATCCCAGGTGCGGAACCAAAAGTATTCCGATTTCACGCATCGTATCATATCCGCCACGCTTGAAAGGGGAGATAAAAATGACATCCGGATTCACACTCATGATCACTTCATTATCAAAATTACCTTCAATTCCTATTTTGGCAGTCTTACCCGACTTCAGGCGCTCATTCATTTCTTTGTTGAACAAGTGGCGTGTACTGGTTATACCCACCACCTTATCGCAAGCTTCCAGTTTGATGAAATTGGATAATTGTAAAGAAGTCATGCAAATGACACTGCGTACCGGTGTTTCGATCACCGTATAATCAGAAGGAATCCTTTCGGGTTTCGTCCCCCGGGGCACCAATGCATAATGGAAAGTATTACTACTTTCATTTTGAGGATCACGCAAGTCCACCAAGCGGACATGATTGGGGAGATATTTCACTTCAAACCCTTGGGCATAAACCGGATAAATAGAGTCTGTGGCTGATACGGAGGCTGTGATAGCCTGTAAATCAATAGAGTTTTGTTTGTTTTTCGGGCCACAAGCCACACATAAAATACTTAAAAGGGAGACAGTTATTGCAGTAGTTCGTTTCATGACAATAAAAAGGTATAGAATTCGAGCACAATATTCGTCATTTTTGGGGAGATACGCAAATACCCGTCCTGTAATTTAACCGAATTTGTGCCCGAACACCTCTTATATAAGAATGTCTAAAAATTCATCAGATCATTCAATGCTTCGCTCATACTTGGATGTGTAAATATATAATCACGCAAGAAAGTATATTCCTGTCCCGTTTTCATTACAATAGATACGATATTAATGATCTCACTTGTTTCCGGTCCAAACAGGGAACAGCCCAGAATCTTATTTGTATCGGCATCCACTACTACCTTAAACAATCCGTCAGTCTCACCTAAAGTACGTGCCCGCGGAATGGCTGCTACGGGAAGTGTATTCACCTTTATGTTCAGTCCTTTCTTACGGGCTTCCGTCTCACTCAGCCCCACACGTGCCAAAGGAGGGTCCATAAATACCGAATAACTCACAGGCTCACGGTCGTCCGTACGCCGTTCTCCTGCACCAAACAAATCCTCACGGATAATGCGGTAATCGTCCAATGAAATATAGGTGAATTGTAATCCGCCTTTTACGTCGCCAATGGCACGGATGGCCGGATTAGTAGTACGCAACCATTCATCTACAATAATGGCTCCCCGTTCATTCACTTTCACGCCGGCAACTTCCAGGTTCAGTCCCGAGATGTTCGGACGACGCCCTGTTGCCAATAAGATAGCATCTCCTTCCAGGTGATGGATTTCATGAGTTACAGCATCCTCATAAATCACTGTTGCACCGTCCACGGATTGTACCTTTGCGTTGAGATGGAATACAATACCTTTCTTTTCCAATACGGTCTGTACGCTGGCGGCAATATCCCTGTCTTCGCGCTCAATCAGTTCGGGATACCCTTCGAGTACCGTCACCTTCGAACCGAAAGAAGCATACATGGAAGCAAATTCCAAGCCGATATAACCTCCACCCACGATTACCAGCCGTTCGGGAAGTTCTTCCAGTTCCATGATGGAAGTGCTGGTGTATACGCGGGGATTCTCTTTTATTCCATCAATAGGTGGTACAATGGTTTCCGCACCGGTATTTATAAAGATCTGAGAAGACTGCAATTCAATTACTTCTGTCTCCGTCCGCACTTCTACCACATCAGGACCAGCAAACGATCCGACACCTGTATACACCGTCACATTAGGATTATCAGCCAGATTATGATAGTTCTTATTCCGCAGGAAGGAAGTCACCTCTTCTTTACGACCAATGGCCTGACGATAATAATCCTTCTTCTCTTCCCACGTAGCCTTTACCGGAGTTTCCTTAGCCAGATGTACCAACGTCTTTGTAGGAATACAGCCGATATTGATACACGTGCCTCCATACATACGATCTGAACGTTCTACTATGGCAACCGTCTTCTGACGTTTTGCAAATTCGGCAGCCAGGGTCTTCCCACCCTTGCCGAAACCAATGATAATGGCATCATACTTTTTCATATCTTTATTTTTTTAAATGTTCCAGTACACTCTTCGCACTGTCTGCTAATATAACAATTGCACCGGCCAAAATGGCTGTATCTTTTATAACTAATCTTCCTGCACCGGTCAATAAAGGGAAACCAAACTCTCCACTGCCCAGGTTGGGCACCCATACTTCGGGGGTGGTGACAAGGAAAGAAAGCGTTCCGAGAGTCATGATAATAGCAAGTCCCGCACCTACCAGTCCTACTTTCGGCCAAAATATGCCGAGGAATGTAAGGATACCGATGCTCATAATAAGAATACCCAATCCGTGAGAAAAACCATACGTATTATTCTCCTTGTGCCACTCATGCTTCGCGGCATCAAATTCTCCTTCTTTCAGCTTATACTCTTTATAGTCGGGAACATCGTGTGTATAGAAGAAGCTCATGAAAGGGCTGTTTGCCACAAAAGGTACGATGCCTTCCGCTTCATAATTCCAGAACTTCAATCCGCCGATCCAAACGAAAATAACCAGAATTGCCACACGGATAAGATTGATACCTAACTTTTGAGTAGATGCAGCCAGTGTCAGGGCTGCTACGAACATAGATTTTAATTTTGTTTCCATACGATTATTGCATTAATGAATTGTTTTGTTTTTCTGATGCAAAAATCGGGGTTTATGTCGGGGTGTGAAATGGCAATTCCACCGTATCAGTTGGCAATATTTCCCGTTGTGTTCGATTTACGGAAATCAGATACACTTTCACCGGTCATTTTCTTGAAAAAACGGCTGAAAGTGGACAAATCTTCAAAGCCCAGCAGTTCGCTGATTTCCTTGGCACTTTTAGGGGTATAGAGCAATAATCTCTTGGCCTCCGACTCTATCCGTTCATGGATAATACGCAGCGGGGAAGGTACTCCGCAGGAGGCAAACAGATTGGAGAGTGTCTTTGGGGAACGGAATAACAGGTCGGCATAATCCTGTACCTGCTTCTTTTCGCGGAAGTGCTGGTCAACCAGAATATAAAAACGGCGGACGATATCAAAGGCTTTTTCCTGTTCCGGCGTGACGCCACACTTTTCACGGGCAATGCGGGTACAGGTGATGATAAAACGTTTGAGAATGATACGTAGCATTTCCTCTTGCAGATTATCGCGAACGGCGGACTCCTGCCGGAAGATACGAATAATGTCATTCAGGTTGGCGGATTGTTCCGGCGAAAGTTTCAGTTTCATCACTTGGGAAGAACCATGAAAAAGGAAACCGTTACAGGATACTTCGTCATCATGACCGAATATACAGTAGAAATTGCTGTTGAACAGAAAAGTGAGGTACTCTCCCTCCACCGATTTAATTTCAATATGTTGCAAAGGAGTAAGACTTATGATTTCGTCCTGTTCCAACTGTATGGGAATATGGTCTATCTCCAGAGTCAAGTTTCCACTCCGCACCCAAATGAACTTATATAAAGTAGTATCCTGTTGCAGTGCTTTATTTTCGTGGAAACAAAAGGTCATTGCCAAGTTCCCGTTCAGGCGGGTATTTAATTGATAATCTATCATGATGTTAAAAAGTTAGAGTTCTTTGTCGTATGCCGAAATACAAATATACGCTATTCCGGAAGCTAATGCAAATAAAAGAAGCAATCTATTTCATCATCTCCGCTTTTCGTAATGCCCTACCCCATGTAAGGTCATATTTCGTTATAACTATATTTTAGTTTATGAGTAGAATATACAATCCAGTCCCTAATAAAATAGAGCAAGCCATATTCTTAAAAAGCATTTGAATAACGACTACACAGATACCCGATAGTATTTCCGGAGTGCCGTATGAAGGTGATAGAAAATCTATATCTTTATAGCAATAAACTACCAACATACCGAATATAACCGGAGGTAGTACTCTACCTAAATAGTTTACATATTGGGGAGTATGCGCCGAAGACCTGAAAACCCAGAAAGGAATCCAACGGGTAAAAATCACAACAAAATCAACTACCCCATTAATAACGACAAACAGCGTTTTTAAAGAATAACAGAAACGTTTTTAAAGAATGTACCCAACGTTTATTAAAAACGTAAAAGGGGTACTTAAAAGCAAAAAGCGATAAATACAAACAAAAAAGGCGATAATCCTTATGAGGAAGTATCGCCTTTACCGTTTTTCGTATGTTATTATTCCAAGAACGGATATCCCCAATTCTCAACAATAAAATTATATTACTAAAAACAAGAAAACCGGCAGTAATAATACATATCCGCCAAAGTCCGGAAAAGAAAGATTAGATTTTGTCATTTGCTAAGTTTTTTAGGTTTACTATTAAAGTTATGTTCTCTTCAAAGCCCTACAAATATACTACATCAGGAAGGCGAAGTCAAGTCTTTCAGCCGTTTTTTCCAACTGTTTTCAGACTTTACATGCTAACCTTTTCTCGTACAGATCTTTGCTTCATTGAACGGCAGACAAGTATATTGATAGCATCAAGTTGGCAAGCAAGCTATTATTGCATTCGGTTCATTAAAAAGTACCGTTGCACCAGAGCGTTTGACTTTAGTAAGCAAGAAAAGGTAGATAAACAAGAAATCGGGTTTTATTTTGTTTTATATTCAGAAAATCCCCAATTTTGCACTCCCCATAAAAGTTATTATGAGGGTGCTTATCACTAAACACTAACCATTAATCACTAACAAAATGTCCAACCCCGTCATATTCGTATCCCTCGGTCCCGGAGAACCGGACCTTATCACCCTGAAAGGCTTGAAAGCCCTGCAAAATGCCGATTGTATCTTTTGTCCTGAAACTCGCACCATAAGCGGACAGATATTCTCGCGGGCTGCCGGCATACTGCACGCGCTGGATATTCCGGATACCACCCTCTCCCGCTTTGCATTGCCTATGAGTAAGAACCGGGAACAGGCTTTCGCAGCTTACGATAAAGTGTATAGCGAAGCTTCCCTTCTTCACAAAGAAAATAAAAAAGTCTGTATCGTTGCCGAAGGAGACGCAGGTTTCTATTCTTCCATACACTATATCTTTGAAAAACTACAAGCCGACAATATTCCTGTGCAACACATTGCCGGTATCCCCGCCTTCATTGCAGCAGGTGCCTGTGCAGGACTTCATATTGCCAGCCAAGAGGAACGCCTGACCGTCATTCCCGGTATCATTACCGCCGAAGAAATAGAGAAATATATGGAGGAAAAGACTACCATTGTCATCATGAAACTTTCTCAATGTATCGAAGAAGTTCACCGTTGCATCCATCTCCATCCCGAATATAACTATCATTATTTCGAGAATATAGGCATGGAAAAAGAGAAATACCTGCATGATACAGAGCTGATTTCGGCACTCTCTTTCCCTTATTTTTCACTATTAATCATACGCCACAGCACCTT
The nucleotide sequence above comes from Bacteroides intestinalis DSM 17393. Encoded proteins:
- a CDS encoding branched-chain amino acid transporter permease; protein product: MIFTRWIPFWVFRSSAHTPQYVNYLGRVLPPVIFGMLVVYCYKDIDFLSPSYGTPEILSGICVVVIQMLFKNMACSILLGTGLYILLIN
- a CDS encoding ABC transporter substrate-binding protein, which gives rise to MKRTTAITVSLLSILCVACGPKNKQNSIDLQAITASVSATDSIYPVYAQGFEVKYLPNHVRLVDLRDPQNESSNTFHYALVPRGTKPERIPSDYTVIETPVRSVICMTSLQLSNFIKLEACDKVVGITSTRHLFNKEMNERLKSGKTAKIGIEGNFDNEVIMSVNPDVIFISPFKRGGYDTMREIGILLVPHLGYKEMTPLGQAEWIKFIGLFIGQEKEANEKFAAIEKHYNDLKQLAADVKKRPVVFSGEIRGGNWYAVGGKSFLAELFRDAGADYFLKDDPRSGGVTLDFETVYSQAESADYWRIVNSYDGTFSYDALKSLDPRYADFRAFRDKGVIYCNMREQPFYESMPMEPEIVLEDLIHAFHPDLLPDYQPKYYVRLQ
- a CDS encoding precorrin-2 C(20)-methyltransferase — encoded protein: MSNPVIFVSLGPGEPDLITLKGLKALQNADCIFCPETRTISGQIFSRAAGILHALDIPDTTLSRFALPMSKNREQAFAAYDKVYSEASLLHKENKKVCIVAEGDAGFYSSIHYIFEKLQADNIPVQHIAGIPAFIAAGACAGLHIASQEERLTVIPGIITAEEIEKYMEEKTTIVIMKLSQCIEEVHRCIHLHPEYNYHYFENIGMEKEKYLHDTELISALSFPYFSLLIIRHSTF
- a CDS encoding AraC family transcriptional regulator — its product is MDYQLNTRLNGNLAMTFCFHENKALQQDTTLYKFIWVRSGNLTLEIDHIPIQLEQDEIISLTPLQHIEIKSVEGEYLTFLFNSNFYCIFGHDDEVSCNGFLFHGSSQVMKLKLSPEQSANLNDIIRIFRQESAVRDNLQEEMLRIILKRFIITCTRIAREKCGVTPEQEKAFDIVRRFYILVDQHFREKKQVQDYADLLFRSPKTLSNLFASCGVPSPLRIIHERIESEAKRLLLYTPKSAKEISELLGFEDLSTFSRFFKKMTGESVSDFRKSNTTGNIAN
- a CDS encoding iron ABC transporter permease, coding for MKRPTLLLMLVILASIFLFFLLNLLLGSVHIPFRSVWNILWGNTDESIIWQNIIWKSRVPQALTALVAGAGLSVSGLQMQTVFRNPLAGPSVLGISSGASLGVACVVLLSGAMGGVALSKLGYMGEVALSIAAIIGALSVMALIVYVSQKVKGNVTLLIIGVMIGYVASAIIGVLKYFSVEEDIRAYVIWGLGSFARVSGDQMILFVCIMVVLLPLSFLLIKTMNLLLLGDGYARNLGLNIKRARLLVISCSGVLVAIVTAYCGPIMFIGLAVPHLCRAIFHTSDHRILMPATLLVGASLALVCNLIARMPGFEGALPVNSVTALVGAPVVASVLFRKRKGELEE
- a CDS encoding DUF417 family protein; protein product: METKLKSMFVAALTLAASTQKLGINLIRVAILVIFVWIGGLKFWNYEAEGIVPFVANSPFMSFFYTHDVPDYKEYKLKEGEFDAAKHEWHKENNTYGFSHGLGILIMSIGILTFLGIFWPKVGLVGAGLAIIMTLGTLSFLVTTPEVWVPNLGSGEFGFPLLTGAGRLVIKDTAILAGAIVILADSAKSVLEHLKK
- a CDS encoding FAD-dependent oxidoreductase; translation: MKKYDAIIIGFGKGGKTLAAEFAKRQKTVAIVERSDRMYGGTCINIGCIPTKTLVHLAKETPVKATWEEKKDYYRQAIGRKEEVTSFLRNKNYHNLADNPNVTVYTGVGSFAGPDVVEVRTETEVIELQSSQIFINTGAETIVPPIDGIKENPRVYTSTSIMELEELPERLVIVGGGYIGLEFASMYASFGSKVTVLEGYPELIEREDRDIAASVQTVLEKKGIVFHLNAKVQSVDGATVIYEDAVTHEIHHLEGDAILLATGRRPNISGLNLEVAGVKVNERGAIIVDEWLRTTNPAIRAIGDVKGGLQFTYISLDDYRIIREDLFGAGERRTDDREPVSYSVFMDPPLARVGLSETEARKKGLNIKVNTLPVAAIPRARTLGETDGLFKVVVDADTNKILGCSLFGPETSEIINIVSIVMKTGQEYTFLRDYIFTHPSMSEALNDLMNF